DNA from Castellaniella sp. MT123:
CAGCAGGTCCTGGACCTGAGTCGCCAGCCGAACCAGCATCCCGTTGGTGATTTCCCGGCTGTCCACGTTGAATACCTGCTGGTAACCGAGGCGGGCGACCTGCTCGATGCCGGGGATGCCCGCGAGCAGGGCGTCCACATTTTCGGTCACGGAATAATCGGACAGGGTTGTGGCGTCGGACGCGGTGGACGCAATCGTTCCACCGGTTCCAAGCAAGACGAGGCGAGGCAATCGTTTCATGCGCTCAGATTCTACCCGACTCAAAGTAAAATCAAGACATGAACCCGTCCGATCCTGCCTTCTACCATCCAGCCCCGCGCACCCAGCAGTTCTGCTCACAATGCGGCCATGCCCTCACGCGGGAAATCCCGCCCGACGATACCCGCATCCGCGATTTGTGCACACATTGCGGCGCGGTGCACTACCAGAATCCCCGCAATGTCGTGGGCGTGGTGCCGATCCTGGGCGACCAGGTGCTGCTGTGCCGGCGCGCGATCGAACCACGCCACGGCAAATGGACGCTGCCGGCCGGATTCATGGAACTGGGCGAGACCTCCGAACAGGGTGCGGCGCGCGAGAACCAGGAAGAATCCGGGGCGCGAATCCGCATCCAGTCGCTGCTGACGGTGATCGACGTGCCCTCTGTCAACCAGGTCCACCTGTACTACCTGGCCGAGGCCCTGGGGCCGCACCTGGCGCCGGGCCCGGAAACCCTGGAAGCCGCATTTTTCGATCTGGACGAGATCCCCTGGGGCGAACTGGCCTTCCGCACCGTCAGCACCACCCTGGAACACTACCTGCAAGACCGCCGCCAGGGCGTGTTTCCCACC
Protein-coding regions in this window:
- a CDS encoding NUDIX hydrolase gives rise to the protein MNPSDPAFYHPAPRTQQFCSQCGHALTREIPPDDTRIRDLCTHCGAVHYQNPRNVVGVVPILGDQVLLCRRAIEPRHGKWTLPAGFMELGETSEQGAARENQEESGARIRIQSLLTVIDVPSVNQVHLYYLAEALGPHLAPGPETLEAAFFDLDEIPWGELAFRTVSTTLEHYLQDRRQGVFPTHHYAIDLRFPD